Within the Pseudonocardia alni genome, the region CGGGCGCTGGCCGGGGGAGACGCCTCCCGCTGGCCCGGGAAGATGGCGGTGCGCGACCGGCTGCGGGTGCTGTTCGACCCCGGCACGTTCGTCGAGGACGGTCTGCTCGCCTCGGTGGCGGCCGACGGTCTGCCCGCCGACGGTGTCGTCACCGGGGTCGGCCGGGTGGACGGCCGCCGGGTCGCTGTGATCGCCCACGACTTCACCGTGAAGGCCGGGTCCTGGGGGGAGCTGACGTGCGAGAAGCAGATCCGGATCCTGGAACGCGCGGACCGCGATCTGCTCCCGGTGGTCTACCTGGTCGACTCCGCGGGTGGCCGGTTGACCGACCAGATGGGCTTCTTTCCCGGCAGGCGTGGTGCCTCGGCGATCTTCCACCTGCAGGTCCGGCTCTCCGGGCGGGTCCCCCAGATCTGCTGCCTGCACGGCCCCTCTGCCGCCGGAGGGGCCTACATGCCCGCCTTCTGCGACTGGGTCGGGATGGTCGAGCACAACGCCTCGATGTACCTGGCGAGCCCGCGGGTCGCCGAGAAGGTCACCGGTGAGCGCACCACCCTGGAGGAGATGGGCGGGGCACAGATGCACGCCTCGGTCTCCGGCTGCGGCGACGAGGTGTTCGGCTCCGACTGGGAGACCGTCTCGGCCGCCCGTCTGCTGCTGTCCTACCTGCCCGACGACTACCGGTCCTCGCCCGCCCGCGCCGAGCCGGTCCCGCCGGAACGGGTGCTCGGCGAGGTCGTGCCACCCGATCCGAACCAGGCCTACGACGTGCGCGACGTGATCGAGGGCGTCGTCGACGCGGGCACCTTCTTCGAGATCAAGGCCCGGTGGGCACGGGAGATCGTCGTCGGACTGGCCCGGCTCGAGGGGCGGGTCGTGGGCCTGGTGGCCAACCAACCCGACGTCCGCAGCGGCGCGATCTTCGTCGACTCCGCCGACAAGGCCGCCCGGTTCGTCTCGATGTGCGATGCCTACGGGATCCCGCTGGTGTTCCTGCAGGACGTTCCCGGATTCATGGTCGGGGTGGACGTCGAGCGGCAGGGGATCATCCGGCACGGCGCGAAGCTGATCGCCGCGATGTCCTCGGCGGAGGTCCCGAAGTTCACCGTGGTGCTGCGCAAGGCCTACGCCGCCGGCTACTACGCGATGTGCGCCCCCGGCTTCGAACCCCGCGCGACCCTCGCGCTGCCCACCGCCACCATCGGCCCGATGGCGGCCGAGGCCTCGGTGAACGCGGTGTACGCCAACAAGATCGCCGCCATCGGCGACGACGGCGAGCGGGCCGCCTACGTCGCGGCTCGCACCGCCGAGCAGGAGGCGGACGTGAACCTGCTGCGGATGGGGAGCGACCTGGTCGTCGACGCCGTCGTCGCACCGGGGGAGCTGCGCGCCGAGCTCGTCGCACGGATGAACGACGCCGACGGCTGGACCCGCACGACCGGGCGTCGGCACCACCTGATCAGCCCTGTGTAGATCTGCGAGAGGACGACGATGTCCGAGAGCACGGACCCGCTGGCCGCGTTGATCGCGGAGCCGTTGCGGGCGCTGCCACAGCGGTGGCGGGTACCGGAGCGGGAGGCCGAGCTGGGGCACGTCCGCGGCTTCGGCACCGACGAGTACTGGGAGTGGGCGGCGAGCCGGCAGCGCTGGATGCGGCCCTGGGAGCGGCTGCGCACCGGTGGGCTGCCCGACTTCACCTACTTCGACGGCGGCCTGATCAACGTCGCCGACAACTGTGTGGACCGGTGGGCCGAGGACCCCGCCACCCGGGACCGGGCGGCGGTGGTGTGGGAGGGCGAGCCGGGCGACACCCGCACGCTGACCTACGGCGAGCTGGCCGTCGAGGTGTCGGCGCTGGCCGCGGGCCTGCGGGAGCTCGGCGTGTCCCGTGGTGACGTCGTCGCGATCTACATGCCGAACCTGGTGGAGGCGTTCACCACGATCCAGGCGTGCAACCGCATCGGTGCGGTGTACACCGTGCTGTTCGCCGGGTTCGGGGAGCAGGCTGTGGGGTCGCGGCTGGCC harbors:
- a CDS encoding acyl-CoA carboxylase subunit beta → MSASTTGAPTRADVTAARERALAGGDASRWPGKMAVRDRLRVLFDPGTFVEDGLLASVAADGLPADGVVTGVGRVDGRRVAVIAHDFTVKAGSWGELTCEKQIRILERADRDLLPVVYLVDSAGGRLTDQMGFFPGRRGASAIFHLQVRLSGRVPQICCLHGPSAAGGAYMPAFCDWVGMVEHNASMYLASPRVAEKVTGERTTLEEMGGAQMHASVSGCGDEVFGSDWETVSAARLLLSYLPDDYRSSPARAEPVPPERVLGEVVPPDPNQAYDVRDVIEGVVDAGTFFEIKARWAREIVVGLARLEGRVVGLVANQPDVRSGAIFVDSADKAARFVSMCDAYGIPLVFLQDVPGFMVGVDVERQGIIRHGAKLIAAMSSAEVPKFTVVLRKAYAAGYYAMCAPGFEPRATLALPTATIGPMAAEASVNAVYANKIAAIGDDGERAAYVAARTAEQEADVNLLRMGSDLVVDAVVAPGELRAELVARMNDADGWTRTTGRRHHLISPV